tttcttATTGGTGCATATCAGACAACTTATACATCGATGCCAATATATCTGTGAAAGGCCAATGGAAGATACCACTAACCGACTCCACATTCAAcacaatatacagtatatacctTTGGGATTCTTACTTAAATTTCCAGGTTTAAAATTAGTAAATAAAACCCAACCGCTCAACAGCTTCTCCACAAtgatttttcaatatttgtagCATATAATTGAAATTTCAATAACCTCTGCTACATTATTGTAGTGGCAAAATCTCAGACAAATATCTGAATATAACAGCACATACAAGTATGACTAGGAAAGTGGGACAATACTTTTCATAATTTGGTAAGACTAAAGTTAAATTGCttttcatttccatttccattcaAACAGCTACAATCCCACTATTGGCCTGCGACTCATAGGTATTACATGTCTCTGTGCTTCTCCCTGATTCCACACATGCTGCTGAAGACAGTGAGACTAAATAAGAAGGTCAGACACTGAGAGTCTGTGTGTAAGAGTCACTGTAATGAGATAGGCCCATCTATTAATGGATTAATGATTCAACATCCCTCCCGACATCCTCTAACACTATGCTAGCCatgatacatatatatacatatatatatatatatatatatatggactGTGGAGATTGCCCATTTCTCTGGCCGGATTGGGTAACTGCCATTACACTCACAAGGGACACCTCAGCTTTTATACAGTATACAGCGCAGCTGTAAGACATGATGCATAGTATAAAAAAGGCTTGTGTACAACAAGGAGGAATGCACCAGTCCTTGCTGAGTGTCTAAGCACAGATATCAATGCCTCTGTGGCATTTGTGATTTTGTTGCAGGGCCTCACTGGGTTGGCTATTTCAAGTTGTCTTAATGCAAGGGTTATGACTGCATTTAGAAACCCAAGTCTGGCTGTCTACGTGGGTGGCTGTCCCAAGCCAAAGCATTTTTAGCACTCTGTCTTGCCATCTTCTGTGTCACAGTCACATCTCTTTCGCTTTGCAAAATTACAACTTGTTCCTTAATCTTGACGGACCCATGCAAACTTCGTTTCTCTTTGTTCTGTCTTTAATAGAAATTATCCGAGCTGAGCGAATCCATGTCCGAGACATCTCTACCAACTCCGCCACACTCCACTGGCGACCTGTTCTGTCTGGTTTGAGCGGCCACTACGAGATCCTCTTTAGCCCACTTGTGActggaggagcaggaggtgCTGGTGGGACTGGGACCAGTACGAGCACTCTTGGAACGCAGTACCAGAAACTTCGACAGTCTGCAAGTTCGAGCACTGCCTTGCTAACAGGCCTCAAGCCTGACACCACCTATACAGCAACACTGACCCCAGAGTCCAATGAGCAAGTGTTTAACACGCTCTCTGTGACCTTCACGACAAAGCCAGGTTGGCTTCCATCTTATTTACATATTCTGTCATAAACACTTCATTGTGCACTTACTTAGCTACTTGCACAAAATCTTTTCATGGGTTacacagggtgtccctaaagtctggacacataggaaatctcattaactacaATTTTTTAGCCtctacagattaaatatggctattatattaaatatatattggattaattgtcaaatacatattaaattcaatatgttaaaaaatgcatatgttgaataaaatgttgttaaaaatgtaatttctggaaaatatgtatttttgcctatgtgtccagactttagggacaccctgtagtGTAGAAAGGCATTTACTGGTTTCAGCCTCTCAAAGTTGacaatttgctgcttttatcatATATAGTTTATATCAGTATATCATTGTAAATTAAGAGATCTGTGGTTCAGAATGGTTGGACAAAAAGTCTGAAGATGTCATCTGAAGATGTCATCTggaatatatgtgtgtgtgtgtgtgtgtgtgtgtgtgtgtgtgtgtgtgtgtgtgtgtgtgtgtgtgtgtgtgtgtgtgtgtgtgtgtgtgtgtgtgtatatatatatatatacacacattgaATGATATGCCActacattttcagatttttgcccATTCAGCTGAACTGTCCACTGactaaaagacataaaaatagtagttatttttagtattatttttattaattattattgtaaCTAGTGATGAAATTACGGatctataaaatgaaaatgatatcTCCCTCATATCATTTCACCAGAGGTGATCAGCCCAGCTGTAGTAACAGTCTCTGAGTTGCGGCAAAACAGCATTCAAGTGAGTTGGGGTCCTCTTCAGCCAGAGACGGTCACAAGTTACTACATTGAGTATTCTGCCCTGCCCAGGGGCAAGCTCAATGCTGTTACAGTGAGCCCAACGCAGAACTCTACTCTGCTCAGAGGCCTCCAACCAGATACCACCTACCTGGTCACCGTGAGTGCTCGGCACGCCTCAGGAAAGGAGAAGGCCATGTCTGTCAAAGTGTGCACTCAGGAAGGTGAGCTATGTGAAGAAAGTCTGGTCAGACTTGGTGATCTGTTTACTGCACACTAATCCTAATCCTACACAGCCTCCTGTCTGGGTCTTGAATTTCAGATAATTGCAAGCAGTTCCATTCATGTTTGACTACTCCAAGGGCAGTCATGAGCTGTCAGTGGAGTTAGAGCCAACCAGACAGCCACAGTACAATCTGCTCAGTTCTGTTAaaaagtttcagtttttctgttcttctttcATTCAAGGTCACTTCTTCTCAGCTCCTCTTCCTTTTCAAATATCCCCTGACTAACTTCTCTGTGGTCTCCATCTCCAGTGACCCCAGCCCTGGCAGACCTCCAGCTCACCACGGTGGGCAGTGACTCAGTGCAAGTGGACTGGAAGGGCAGCGTGGCTGGTTTGAAGGgctactggctcacctgggagTCCCTGCAGAGCTCTGTCCCTGGCCAGCGCTCCTCCCTTTATCTGCCACCTGACTCCCTGTCAACACGACTCAACCACCTCCCCCCTTCGGctagagtgtgtgtgtcaccCATTTACCGTACGGCACGGGGAGAGGGACTATGTTGCACAGCACAGTTTCATTCAGGTGAGTGTGGACAGGGTGGATAGTCAGCTGACCTTATGAAATGTTTTAACAGAGCCAGTCGAGTTAATATATGAAGGCGTAGTTTGAAAGAGACTTGAAAATACAGTCTCTCTTTCTATGAGTAGAAGCAAATCTCAGGAaagtatttcccaaaatgctgAATTAGTAACAAAGCGATTTTCTCATTTACTGGAAGTGGTCCAGTATCGAGTCAAGTGAACAGCTTTGATTTTACTGTTCAGGTTTTGGTGTGTCTGCCTCTTGAGATCAACACTGAACTTTTCAAATGTAATTTTGCAATGCTGTGAGCACCgctaataaaatttaaattatttctggCGTGTTGGAATGAAGGCAGAAATCACACATAATTATCTCCAAACTCAGTCAAATAAAAGGTTCCTGTGTGCCTCAATACCAGCAGGAATaagaaaatatgtgtttttataacatgtttgtgttgaacTGAATGAACAGCTCCAGACTGATTCCATTTGTTGTTTGATGGCTgagaaaaacaattattttgcattgtgtttcttttacttGTTATTGTGTCCTATGTAAAGCATGTTGTCTGACTTTAAAGGTGCTACACAAATAATTATGTCttgcttttgaaaaaaatgtctaaatgtcagtgtctcagctgctgtttttcccTCTTCCCTTTAGATGCACTAGCATATGGCTACCATTCATAGCACCCCTGATCTGCAATTGCACCTTAttaaacatggaggctgtgtgaGAAGAATGCTGACTTTCATCCATTATTCTTTGCCCTGCCTTTCCCCTCTGTGGACATCATCCAGGAGAGCTGTGGCTTGGCTCGCTGAGCCCTCATGTGGAAGCCACAGACACCTAAGAGAGGTCTGAGACAGTATTGGCACATTGGCTTCTATAATCTACAACACAGAGgatctgcttttctgtttttgctgtctcACCTggtttacacctgtagtaaaaGTATAATGCGTCAGTAAAGATGCAAACTTAAGATAACGATATTTCTTAGGTCTGTTTTGCAGAGACCGAGCAAGGCATGCTGGGAATGTTAATGTTTCACGTGGCTTGTTTCGGAAAACGGCTTTGCACCATATGTGGGCCACGTGCCCGAATCGGCaattctgttttgtctttttttttttttaccagcgaGCATCTGATTTACATTTATAATGAATACTTGTGTCTTCTACTTCAATGACTTCTCTGTCAACACATGCTTGACAGCATTGGAGACTTGCATGTGCACACTGGAGTGCAATAAGGCAACATTAAATTGTGGTCCTCAAAAACAGGAACCTCAGGATTGCTTTgaactttgaaaaaaacagaccaaccaCATGCCCTGAAACTAGAGAGATGCTGATACAGATGGGTGTAGCTGAGGGTAGCCTTGCATAAATGTCTGACATAAATCCATCATTCATATTTATTAATCAAAGAATCATGTAAGTATGAAAATTAATAGCTTAGAGTATTTACAGAAAtgctgtttacattttgagactGTTACCTTTTTACTGCCAGTCTTTGCTGCCCCCTACTGAAAGGATCTTTACAGGCTTACTGCTGATCTTTTACTGGTTACTGAGCAAATATGTTGTTGTATGTTTGTTGACTACCATTGAAATTTAACACAAGCTTTCAATAAAGTCAcataataattttgtttttatatatatatatatatatatatatatatatatactgtagtTCTTTATTGTAGTATGCATAATGTCACTGACtaaaatactgaataaatattcagattagTATGAGAAAAGATCTTCGTTTTAAAAAGGGTCTACACTGATCTTAAAGGCAGCTTAGGACTGGTGAGAAGGACTTAACCACTGAAAACAATCTTTTGTGGCTCTACAAATGCTTTGAAGTGAAAATTTACCATGCAGATAAAGTCAGAAGAGGGAAGTTATCAAGAAGCATTATGGGAAGGGTGGCTTTCAGCACTTATGAAGTCTGACTCATACTAAGGACTGAAACTCAGGGTTTCATAGTTCTTTATACCTTTCTGCAGactgttcttttaaaaatctgtgttctTCCCTTTTAACccaggaaaaaatatttagaacatcactatttttgttaaatacatttttgtttgtttttgtacttcGTTTCAACTGCTGGGAAACACAGAATTTTGGATCTGcatttttggattatttaatAAAGGTAAGAATAACTTTCGGATTACAATATAGTGTGGGGAGATGGCACATTTCATGAATCCATTTCAATGCCAGATCTTTCAGGTATctttaatttctttcattttttcaaacaaaattaGGAATGAGGCCATATAACAGTAAATTCACATCACAGATTTATTAATAGTATATGATACTTGGTACAAACATAGTGGTGCATTTTATTTCTACTTTACTCAACCTTGACACAGACAGCTAGAATGTtagattttggtcatttcagaTAATGTACACAACATAACTGACCAAACTGCAGTAATGAAAATGACCGAAAATGAAAAGTGTATCAAAGTTTCCCCTACAGGTCAGTGAAAGTTTCTTCACATGGTCAGCTCATGCATTAATATTTACCATTTGGATGGTGGTTAAATTGCCTTTTAAACATTGAACTAAATATGTTTGAAAATTAAGATCTGAAAATGAAATCACATGTAAGGTACTACATAGGTTTCTTTTATCATAAAATCACTTTAACTAGGGGTGGAATATTACACATACAGTCACAGGCAAAAGTTTAcatccacttgtaaagaccatgtatatcattgCAGCCTTCAGGTTTCAGTAACTCCTACatctctgatttatttttttttatcatcagttttttattgagaaaatcACAGTATACCCAAGGCATGTACATTGAACAGTACAATGTAACCATAACTGGTGATCTTCTGTAACTTTCTTAACATTGCATGTTCTAATCCacctccccatcctccctccctcagtCCCACCCCCCCATCCTCCCTCGTTTATCCCCTTGCCATCAACAAGCTACAGTACATATACATGTCATGCAACTACATTATCGCAGAACATCTCTGAATTTTTTATGACGGAATCACTGAAACCTGTGTGGCCAAAAAATCCTACATTTTGGTCGTTCACAGATTTAGTACAGGTCTTCTGACAATATGACAACATCTTCTGGGCCaaaaatgtacatacagtaATGATATATCTGACTAAACatcctttggccattttcatcTCAGATTCTTTTGGCTTACGTCACacgcttctggttgtatctgtGACTCCTCTGGATAGAACTGATATCGTTCAGCTAAATTAGTTGTCTTTCTGACactgacttgtttcttcattacAGTCCAAAGGTTCTTGATGAGGTTTCAGTCAGGACTTCGGGgtgaccagtctaaaaccttactTCTAGCCTGATTTATCCATTTGTTTATAACACTCTAAACTaaagaggccatgaaactaaaaaaaaatgaataaaacagctgTCTACATCACCAAACTGATAATGCAAGTTGCTATCTTTATAATTCTGGCCTAGCaggttttgtcacatttccagaaaatctttttaatcagtaaaagaaccaaaatgcatggtTGTTTTTATAGGAGTCATTAGAAAATCAGAACTGCCATGACATGATATTTACAAGTGTAAGTAACCTTTCATTCTtgagtctctgtgtgtgtgtgtgtatttatagatTAATATTGTGATATTAATCAGTcctacaaaaataataaacagattTGAAATACCTGTCACCATTGTTAAGCAATGCCTGTCAATTCTAACCTCTTATTTTCAAGTGGGATCTGACAGCAAGATTGACATATTGGTTTTCTGACGTTGGCTTGATTCACTGAATTTAAATTTACAGATGCTGCATGATTTTTAGTTTCGACCCCGCTCAGCAGAGCTCCTGAAGGCAACACCAGCTCTTGCAGTACCGAACAGTAGGAGGCGTCGAGCTGCGGACCCTGTTTCCGGTTAGTCCGTCAAGCTGCAATATCCAAGCCTTGACATTGCGAAGATGGAGGCTGTTATGGCTTAGACCGGGATATCTAGAAAGCACAAACTGCGAGTTTCAGAACTTTGTTATGACAACATTTCCTGTTGGTCCAGGTAAATTGAAAAATCCTGCTTACGTCCGTTGCGATTGATGGTTAGCGTCTTTGCAAAGTTAGGTGGTTAGCTAACGTAAATGACAGCTAGTTCAGCTAGCTAATGTCAACGAACAGGCTAAGCGCAGCAATAACAGCGAAGCTAGCTAGCAGCGTCGGATTCACTACAACGTAGTTTCAGATAACTGATAAGTTAGCACACTGTACCACCGCTTTTACCAAAGACAGCCTTTTGTTTTATTCAGAGAACGGTATTGTAATACAAAAGCCAGCCGACAGCTAAACCCAGATAATGTCATCAGCAGGATGGGAAATATGTTTTGATGTGAACggtggctaacgttagcaggTTGCTCATTTCAGAACCGTTTCCTGGTTGTGATTGCTTTGGTTATTACCGTCCCGAGGTGTAATTTACAAACGGTGGAATTGTTTCATTCCTTGAGTTCATTATCTTCCTGGACAGAAAAGAGAGCTAGTATTTAACACATGCTATGTAATTCTAACTTTAGTTTACTTCTTGGTGTTGCTAGAAGGAGAAAGCTTGGTGTTAGCAATAGCAGTTCAAAACTGCACTGTTCGATAAATCCTGTTAACTGTCAAGGTTCACATCAGTGAACACAACTGTCGACTCTTTGCAGGATTTTGTTGCATGTTGTTTACCATTGTCCTACAGCAGCCGATTTATTTTTGTCGTAGTTATccgttttatttctgtgttctcTTTGCATTGTAGTATATACGCTGTGCGAGATAAGAACAAGCCAGTTACACAGTGAAGTAGAAAGACTTTGATTGTCATCAGcatcaaactaattttcaaACTGAATACAGCTCTAAAAGAGATGTGTATGATTATCTGTTAACAGGGTGACATTTTGGCTGTGGTATTCTCACAATTAGATATTAGATTTGCTAAGTAGCCCATTTGTTCTTTTCCCTACTTGCTATACTAAGCTGACTTGTAGATTTGTGTGTCAGCAGGTGGAGGCAGGAGGTGTGAGTAGAGTGCAGCAGACATCAGCAGTATGTACTCCGAGTGGCGCTCGCTGCAGCTGGTGGTGCAGAGTGACCAGGGCCACCTCAGTGTTCTGCACACCTATCCCACCACTGTGGGCACAGAGGTGGCAAATGCTGTGGTCAAGCCTCTGGGCACAGCTGTAAGCCCCGTGGCCACAGAGAACATCcttaaaacagacaaagaggTAAGAAAGTGGTCCGCACCGACACACACACTATGCAGTGTTTGACATATCATTTTAATGCCTTGGTAGGCTGCCAAGCTACCAGCTCCATCACTAAGACTTTGGAGGGCCTGTCAGCTTAAAACTCATTCCCATATGATTTAATGGGGATTGgtctcaaaatgtattttagacaACACTAACTGCCAGAGCTCAGTGTATGCCATACTGTTTGTTGGTGCTATTGACATGCTAAGTTAATTGTCTTTGACTACTAATCATTTTCTTAGGATGACAGAAATTAGAAAACAGTGATGTTgagatatttttgtgtataGTGATGCTGTTTAATAAAACAGGTTGGAGAACCAGGTTAAAATGAGGAAGAACTACCCAAGTATGTGTTCTGAAATGATATTGACATAGTCAAAGCTAAAATCCAAAATTGGGAAATGCTGGTTCCTGGCTCACGCTCACTGCATCCAGAAGGCATCGCTGTTTTACATATATGCAAAATAACTGGCTTTAAtctaagtgtgtgtttttgacaaAAGCTATAGTGACACTGGCAAGAAACATGCAGCGCTACAGGTTTCTAcattttcatgtgtgttttaatttgtttcaacCTCATAAGCACAGAGCAAAATACTTCCAAACAGggtgtgaaaacaaaacatctgattGACAATGAATCCGACATTATCAGGTTTTCACATCTACAGTACTTTCCGGCACGCTCTCCTTTTCTCCTGTGTATATCTACTTATAATCTAATGTGTGTTTCATTCACGTGCTGTGAATCAGGATTTCTTCAAGGACTTTgctgtgtttggttttatttgtcattCTTTCTATCTTGAACAGTTTCCCAGTTCTTGGCATCAAGATTATACCATGATAGTACCACCGCTATATTTCACTTTCAGGATGTTAGTATGTGTATATATTCTGACATTTGCCAGATGCAGTGCTTGACATTAAGACCAAATAGTGAGATTTCAtgctaggatttttttttcctttccttctctTAAGGTGCATTTTAATTTCCTTTGGCAAAACCCAGATGGGTTGTCATATGCCTTTTACTCTGGAGCATCTTTTGTGCAGCTACCGTGTGTTACAAAATACTTTGTATTTAGATGTCCCCACGACACACAATGTGTACCCAGTGAAATGCAATATTACTGTGTCTTTTCAATAAGGATTTCCTGAGCCCTTTAGTTGGATTCTGACAGAAGCTGACTTAAGCTAGTTTTAATGGCTATACTACATACAAACCCTTATCAGTTTCAAATTTGTTATGTCTACACCAGCTGTCAAAAAGTCTCCCTCGTGCTCTGATAAAACACTGGCACATCTGCTATTGTGAATAAGTGAACCACAGAGCTTATAGTAAGCCAACATCTTCAAGTTAGTAATGTGGCAGCATGTGTCAGGAAGTGATGTGAGAGGAGCTGTGTTGGGTGAAAATTATTTCcccaatatttctcaggtgcaCCTTGAATTTGAGGTCTTGCTGTTGCTTAAGACTTTGCTACCTCCAGAGGATAAAGGCTGGATAGGCCTTCCTGCCACTACTGATCCGCACTGACTTCTTAGTGACTGTTGCAAAAAAGACCATAGGAAATTATGCAAAGAAGGAAGGAATCAAGGGAGTACTGTTATGCAGGATATTAATATAAGGTGACACTGGGCTAAGTTTGCAGCTCTATCTGGGAGAATTGCATTTTGGATAGCACTCAATATTTGCGACACTGAGTATATTAGAACAAAATCAGCATCATTGCCAAGAAAACATCCCCTGTTATTACTATCATCTTTGATACATGTACACTGACGTTTAACTATAACACTGGCTATTGTCTGATGAGCCGCTTTTTTCATTTGCCCTTTGAATATCCAACTTTGATTTCATGAGAAACTGAGAAACCTGTGGTTGAGAGTGGCAGTGTATTGTTATTGCTATCATCATCTTATTGTAAACCTTTGGCCTTCCTTGTTAGGTCACAATAAATCAGTTTAACCCCTTACAGTTTTATACTTGGGAAAGTGCAGAATGACAAAAAGGTGCACTATTACATCACAAGAATGCTGctggaaatattttttgagaGTCATTCTCTTTGTTTTATGTGCACTGGGGCATTTTCACAGCAATACCCTACATAGTGAAATGCTACAAAGGCAAGTCAAGTTTATTTATAGCACAATTCATATACAAGACAATTTAAGGTGTTTTACAAttgcaaagaaatacattcagaaaaaatatttaaaggtaGACATACATTacaatcatagaaataaaacataaaaatagacattaagatcataaaagtacattaaaagacaagaaaacagattGAGCAGCTAAGAGAAAACTACAGCAAGCAATCTGGTTTTTaggcctgatttaaaagagctgacagtttgagcagagctcaggtgttcaggaagtttgttccacaggtgaggagcataatAGCTGAAAGCTGCTTCAGTATTTTTGGTTCTGATTCTGTGAACACACGgtaaacctgtccctgatgacctgagggctctggatgcttcacaTGGAGCTAACAAGTCCAGGATGTATTTTGGTCTaagaccattcagtgctttgtagaaCAGGAATAAGATTTTAAACTCTTTTctttgactaacaggaagccagtgtagtaATCTGATGTGTAATACGGTCCAGTTTCCTGGTGTTAGCTGTGACTCTGACAGCAgtgttctggatcagctgcagctgcttgatCGATTTCTTGTTCATAAGAAAATGTGTCAATACCTCATAACTgaataacattaacattaatgaGAATGGTTTGGTTCCCAGGTGAAGTGGACCATGGAGGTGCTCTGTTATGGCCTGACCCTCCCCCTGGAGGGGGACACTGTCAAGCTGTGTGTGGACGTTTACACAGATTGGATGATGGCCCTGGTGTCACCCAGAGACTCAATGCCGCAGCCTGTGGTCAAGGAGCCCAATATGTATGTCCAGACCATTCTCAAACATCTCTACAATGTCTTTGTGCCAAGGTATGTCAAAAGAGCTTACCGAGAAACCTTTATTTTCCATTAGCTCTACTTTTCACAACAATGCATAGCTTGGTGCGCTTGGTACCAAAATCTCTGACTGTTGATGCCATTTAGTAAGCTTGCTGTCACCCTCAACACTTTGCTCTTCACCCTGTCTCTCATTCTCTGCTTGTCTCTGTGTCTTTCCTTGTTCCCTCGTTTCTAACGCACTGTTTCTCCCTTCAGGCCTGAGCATCATAGTCTGAACCACATCAGGCTGTGCCAGCAGGTTCTGACTGCTGTCCAGAAGCTGGCACGAGAGTCGGTTTCCATGGTGAGAGAAACCTGGGAGGTGCTCCTGCTCTTCCTGCTTCGCATCAATGACACACTGCTTGCACCACCCACAGTTGGAGGTAAGCCCTGCCCCGTTTTCCTAAACCCATCCTTCTGTATTTACTTAGTcattaattactccgccaaggaacgtggggaagttatgtgatgatcgccgTTGATttgcctttctgtctgtctgtctgtctgtctgtctgcttgtctgttagcaacattcctcaaaaatggatttggatgaaattttcagttaaggtcagaaatgacacaaggaccaagtgattagattttggcattgatgtggcttatagtctggatccatggatttgttagaagtttctgtatcattgcgagatagcagcatggcgtcactgtaactatgacaatttaacactacgtcagctgcctgttgacgatcacgattttgatcctactacaaatcgaccactgtggacttatcgggacttatgtCGGGACTTACTGTcgtaaatgatacaaggaacagttgattaaattgtggggttgtTTCTGAGtaccatcaattcccactgcccgctacatatttaggtcacgtgattcggtatccgtacataacatacgcATGcgtaacacatgcctgtgctcagtacaaggtcattttgtttgtgggtgcatctatattaaatggctacattctatgttgccgtgatttctgatcatcaataactaatacacaaatgctgtatttctgacaatgccacatgagggaatgaacagccttggcggagtactgtgctctctgagtgcttttcttattgttAGTTGTGAtgagtaacaataataataccttAATTTTTCCCCTTGTTTCAGTCGGGGTAGCAGAGAAACTGGCAGAGAAATTGATGGCAGTGCTGTTTGAGGTGTGGCTCCTGGCATGCGCTCGCTGCTTTCCCACACCACCTTACTGGAAGACTGCAAGAGAAATGCTGGCCAACTGGAGACATCACCCTCCTGTGGTAGAACAGTGGAGCAGGGTGGCGTGTGCTCTGACCTCTAGGTTGGAATGGATTCTTTTTGATTTCATGTGGTTATAAATTTTGTCTTAAAAAGTTTTCATACACTATAAGGGAGTTTTATTTCCACATGAAGTTTTACACCTTAACTCCTTTGTGTACACAAGTGAGAAGCAAACCAGATATATTTTTGAGGTTACACTGACAATAGCAACAAATTagcaagagttttttttcctcaattttTTTAAGGTCTGTGTCATCTACCAAGTATGGTAATCTCTATATCCCTGTCTCATGTCTTCAATTTAGACTTCTGCGGTTCACCCATGGACCATCATTCCCACCTTTCAAAGTTCCTGATGAGGATGCCAGTTTGATTCCTTTAGAGATGGACAATGACTGCGTGGCACAGACATGGTACCGCTTTCTCCACATGCTCAGGTACACAATGCCTCAGCATAATGCTTTTGCCTGAAAATATATTGCTTCCTCTTCAAAGTCATCA
The nucleotide sequence above comes from Amphiprion ocellaris isolate individual 3 ecotype Okinawa chromosome 8, ASM2253959v1, whole genome shotgun sequence. Encoded proteins:
- the vwa1 gene encoding von Willebrand factor A domain-containing protein 1, which translates into the protein MPIEMEGKLLFTWMLLCSLLRPSAAQNTRPEGVLNCCEGDVLFLVDSSGSVSSYEHSRMLAFLSELLLPFSLGEDQVRVGLLQVGTKPRLEFGFGKYHTQSGLQGALTNIKPLRGDTNTVDALKMAKEWVLRPGAADGARAGLPRVLVWLTDGVKPGDVIGPMAELQEEGVAVLVVSTGHGNYQVLRRVVSPPVEDHLYFVDIDDMSIITEDLRDAIIEIIRAERIHVRDISTNSATLHWRPVLSGLSGHYEILFSPLVTGGAGGAGGTGTSTSTLGTQYQKLRQSASSSTALLTGLKPDTTYTATLTPESNEQVFNTLSVTFTTKPEVISPAVVTVSELRQNSIQVSWGPLQPETVTSYYIEYSALPRGKLNAVTVSPTQNSTLLRGLQPDTTYLVTVSARHASGKEKAMSVKVCTQEVTPALADLQLTTVGSDSVQVDWKGSVAGLKGYWLTWESLQSSVPGQRSSLYLPPDSLSTRLNHLPPSARVCVSPIYRTARGEGLCCTAQFHSDALAYGYHS